A portion of the Mustela erminea isolate mMusErm1 chromosome 19, mMusErm1.Pri, whole genome shotgun sequence genome contains these proteins:
- the HPN gene encoding serine protease hepsin isoform X1, which produces MAEKEGGRTVPCCSGPKVAALTAGTLLFLTGIGAASWAIVTFLLKSDQEPLYPVQVSPADARLMVFDDTEGTWRLLCSSRSNARVAGLGCEEMGFLRALSHSELDVRTAGANSTSGFFCVDEGRLPLARRLLEVISVCDCPRGRFLATVCQDCGRRKLPVDRIVGGQDTSLGKWPWQVSLRYDGAHLCGGSLLSGDWVLTAAHCFPERNRVLSRWRVFAGAVAQASPHGLQLGVQAVIYHGAYLPFRDPNSEENSNDIALVHLASPLPLTEYIQPVCLPAAGQALVHGKICTVTGWGNTQYYGQQAGVLQEARVPIISNEVCNGPDFYANQIKPKMFCAGFPEGGIDACQGDSGGPFVCEDSISRTPRWRLCGIVSWGTGCALAQKPGVYTKVSDFREWIFQAIKVNVGPRWEAIGWECLGL; this is translated from the exons GTGGCCGGACGGTGCCATGCTGTTCCGGACCCAAGGTGGCAGCTCTCACTGCGGGGACCCTGCTGTTCCTGACAGGCATCGGGGCAGCGTCCTGGGCCATTG TGACCTTTCTACTCAAGAGTGATCAAGAGCCGCTGTATCCGG TGCAGGTCAGCCCGGCCGACGCCCGACTTATGGTGTTCGACGACACGGAGGGCACGTGGCGGCTGCTGTGCTCCTCGCGCTCCAACGCCAGGGTGGCGGGCCTTGGCTGCGAGGAGATGGGCTTCCTTAG GGCCCTGAGCCACTCGGAGCTGGACGTGCGGACCGCGGGCGCCAACAGCACGTCAGGCTTCTTCTGCGTGGACGAGGGGAGGCTGCCGCTGGCCCGGAGGCTGCTCGAGGTCATCTCTGTGTG TGACTGCCCCAGGGGCCGTTTCCTAGCTACCGTCTGCCAAG ACTGTGGCCGAAGGAAGCTGCCTGTGGATCGCATCGTGGGAGGCCAAGATACCAGCCTGGGCAAGTGGCCATGGCAAGTCAGTCTTCGTTACGATGGGGCACACCTCTGCGGAGggtccctgctctctggggacTGGGTGCTGACAGCTGCCCACTGTTTCCCTGA GCGGAACCGGGTCCTGTCTCGGTGGCGAGTGTTTGCCGGCGCCGTGGCCCAGGCCTCCCCCCATGGCCTGCAGCTGGGGGTGCAGGCAGTCATCTACCACGGGGCCTACCTCCCCTTTCGAGACCCCAACAGTGAGGAAAACAGCAATGACATCGCCCTGGTCCACCtggccagccccctgcccctcacgG AATACATCCAGCCTGTGTGCCTCCCGGCTGCCGGCCAGGCGCTGGTGCATGGCAAGATCTGTACTGTGACTGGCTGGGGCAACACGCAGTATTACG GCCAACAGGCTGGGGTACTCCAGGAGGCCCGAGTCCCCATAATCAGCAATGAGGTCTGCAATGGCCCCGACTTCTACGCGAACCAGATCAAGCCCAAGATGTTCTGTGCCGGCTTCCCTGAGGGCGGCATTGATGCCTGCCAG ggtGACAGTGGCGGCCCCTTCGTGTGTGAGGACAGCATCTCTCGGACGCCACGTTGGCGGCTGTGTGGCATCGTGAGCTGGGGTACCGGTTGTGCCCTGGCCCAGAAGCCAGGTGTCTACACCAAAGTCAGTGACTTCCGGGAGTGGATCTTCCAGGCCATAAAGGTGAACGTTGGGCCCAGATGGGAGGCCATTGGGTGGGAGTGTTTGGGACTCtaa
- the HPN gene encoding serine protease hepsin isoform X3, whose product MAEKEGGRTVPCCSGPKVAALTAGTLLFLTGIGAASWAIVTFLLKSDQEPLYPVQVSPADARLMVFDDTEGTWRLLCSSRSNARVAGLGCEEMGFLRALSHSELDVRTAGANSTSGFFCVDEGRLPLARRLLEVISVCDCPRGRFLATVCQDCGRRKLPVDRIVGGQDTSLGKWPWQVSLRYDGAHLCGGSLLSGDWVLTAAHCFPERNRVLSRWRVFAGAVAQASPHGLQLGVQAVIYHGAYLPFRDPNSEENSNDIALVHLASPLPLTEYIQPVCLPAAGQALVHGKICTVTGWGNTQYYGQQAGVLQEARVPIISNEVCNGPDFYANQIKPKMFCAGFPEGGIDACQGDSGGPFVCEDSISRTPRWRLCGIVSWGTGCALAQKPGVYTKVSDFREWIFQAIKTHSEASGMVTQL is encoded by the exons GTGGCCGGACGGTGCCATGCTGTTCCGGACCCAAGGTGGCAGCTCTCACTGCGGGGACCCTGCTGTTCCTGACAGGCATCGGGGCAGCGTCCTGGGCCATTG TGACCTTTCTACTCAAGAGTGATCAAGAGCCGCTGTATCCGG TGCAGGTCAGCCCGGCCGACGCCCGACTTATGGTGTTCGACGACACGGAGGGCACGTGGCGGCTGCTGTGCTCCTCGCGCTCCAACGCCAGGGTGGCGGGCCTTGGCTGCGAGGAGATGGGCTTCCTTAG GGCCCTGAGCCACTCGGAGCTGGACGTGCGGACCGCGGGCGCCAACAGCACGTCAGGCTTCTTCTGCGTGGACGAGGGGAGGCTGCCGCTGGCCCGGAGGCTGCTCGAGGTCATCTCTGTGTG TGACTGCCCCAGGGGCCGTTTCCTAGCTACCGTCTGCCAAG ACTGTGGCCGAAGGAAGCTGCCTGTGGATCGCATCGTGGGAGGCCAAGATACCAGCCTGGGCAAGTGGCCATGGCAAGTCAGTCTTCGTTACGATGGGGCACACCTCTGCGGAGggtccctgctctctggggacTGGGTGCTGACAGCTGCCCACTGTTTCCCTGA GCGGAACCGGGTCCTGTCTCGGTGGCGAGTGTTTGCCGGCGCCGTGGCCCAGGCCTCCCCCCATGGCCTGCAGCTGGGGGTGCAGGCAGTCATCTACCACGGGGCCTACCTCCCCTTTCGAGACCCCAACAGTGAGGAAAACAGCAATGACATCGCCCTGGTCCACCtggccagccccctgcccctcacgG AATACATCCAGCCTGTGTGCCTCCCGGCTGCCGGCCAGGCGCTGGTGCATGGCAAGATCTGTACTGTGACTGGCTGGGGCAACACGCAGTATTACG GCCAACAGGCTGGGGTACTCCAGGAGGCCCGAGTCCCCATAATCAGCAATGAGGTCTGCAATGGCCCCGACTTCTACGCGAACCAGATCAAGCCCAAGATGTTCTGTGCCGGCTTCCCTGAGGGCGGCATTGATGCCTGCCAG ggtGACAGTGGCGGCCCCTTCGTGTGTGAGGACAGCATCTCTCGGACGCCACGTTGGCGGCTGTGTGGCATCGTGAGCTGGGGTACCGGTTGTGCCCTGGCCCAGAAGCCAGGTGTCTACACCAAAGTCAGTGACTTCCGGGAGTGGATCTTCCAGGCCATAAAG acTCACTCCGAAGCCAGCGGCATGGTGACCCAGCTCTGA
- the HPN gene encoding serine protease hepsin isoform X2: protein MAEKEGGRTVPCCSGPKVAALTAGTLLFLTGIGAASWAIVTFLLKSDQEPLYPVQVSPADARLMVFDDTEGTWRLLCSSRSNARVAGLGCEEMGFLRALSHSELDVRTAGANSTSGFFCVDEGRLPLARRLLEVISVCDCPRGRFLATVCQDCGRRKLPVDRIVGGQDTSLGKWPWQVSLRYDGAHLCGGSLLSGDWVLTAAHCFPERNRVLSRWRVFAGAVAQASPHGLQLGVQAVIYHGAYLPFRDPNSEENSNDIALVHLASPLPLTEYIQPVCLPAAGQALVHGKICTVTGWGNTQYYGQQAGVLQEARVPIISNEVCNGPDFYANQIKPKMFCAGFPEGGIDACQGDSGGPFVCEDSISRTPRWRLCGIVSWGTGCALAQKPGVYTKVSDFREWIFQAIKLSFSRLTPKPAAW from the exons GTGGCCGGACGGTGCCATGCTGTTCCGGACCCAAGGTGGCAGCTCTCACTGCGGGGACCCTGCTGTTCCTGACAGGCATCGGGGCAGCGTCCTGGGCCATTG TGACCTTTCTACTCAAGAGTGATCAAGAGCCGCTGTATCCGG TGCAGGTCAGCCCGGCCGACGCCCGACTTATGGTGTTCGACGACACGGAGGGCACGTGGCGGCTGCTGTGCTCCTCGCGCTCCAACGCCAGGGTGGCGGGCCTTGGCTGCGAGGAGATGGGCTTCCTTAG GGCCCTGAGCCACTCGGAGCTGGACGTGCGGACCGCGGGCGCCAACAGCACGTCAGGCTTCTTCTGCGTGGACGAGGGGAGGCTGCCGCTGGCCCGGAGGCTGCTCGAGGTCATCTCTGTGTG TGACTGCCCCAGGGGCCGTTTCCTAGCTACCGTCTGCCAAG ACTGTGGCCGAAGGAAGCTGCCTGTGGATCGCATCGTGGGAGGCCAAGATACCAGCCTGGGCAAGTGGCCATGGCAAGTCAGTCTTCGTTACGATGGGGCACACCTCTGCGGAGggtccctgctctctggggacTGGGTGCTGACAGCTGCCCACTGTTTCCCTGA GCGGAACCGGGTCCTGTCTCGGTGGCGAGTGTTTGCCGGCGCCGTGGCCCAGGCCTCCCCCCATGGCCTGCAGCTGGGGGTGCAGGCAGTCATCTACCACGGGGCCTACCTCCCCTTTCGAGACCCCAACAGTGAGGAAAACAGCAATGACATCGCCCTGGTCCACCtggccagccccctgcccctcacgG AATACATCCAGCCTGTGTGCCTCCCGGCTGCCGGCCAGGCGCTGGTGCATGGCAAGATCTGTACTGTGACTGGCTGGGGCAACACGCAGTATTACG GCCAACAGGCTGGGGTACTCCAGGAGGCCCGAGTCCCCATAATCAGCAATGAGGTCTGCAATGGCCCCGACTTCTACGCGAACCAGATCAAGCCCAAGATGTTCTGTGCCGGCTTCCCTGAGGGCGGCATTGATGCCTGCCAG ggtGACAGTGGCGGCCCCTTCGTGTGTGAGGACAGCATCTCTCGGACGCCACGTTGGCGGCTGTGTGGCATCGTGAGCTGGGGTACCGGTTGTGCCCTGGCCCAGAAGCCAGGTGTCTACACCAAAGTCAGTGACTTCCGGGAGTGGATCTTCCAGGCCATAAAG ttgtctttctccagacTCACTCCGAAGCCAGCGGCATGGTGA